Proteins encoded together in one Anaerococcus murdochii window:
- a CDS encoding D-ribose ABC transporter substrate-binding protein, with amino-acid sequence MKKIIKRLSFLLLAVFVLAACSIEGEDKAKTEEKSTETSVETKEGGYKIGVSLSTLNNPFFVSIREGIEEKAKEEGAEVVISDAQNDSSVQSNQIEDLITQKVDLIIINPVDSTAISSSVQKANEANIPVICVDRGTEDGEIVSLVASNNVEGGKMAGEFILEKVGENAEVIQLEGIPGASSTRERGQGFEEATKDKINLVASQTANFDRAEGLTVMENLLQAQPDVKAVFCQNDEMALGASEAIKASGKDIVIVGFDGNDDAVEAVKNGDLAATVAQQPKKMGKLAMENAINHLKGETIEEHIDSPLELVK; translated from the coding sequence ATGAAAAAAATTATCAAACGTTTATCATTCTTGCTTCTAGCAGTATTTGTACTAGCAGCTTGTTCTATAGAAGGGGAAGATAAAGCAAAAACAGAAGAAAAATCAACAGAAACAAGTGTAGAAACAAAAGAAGGTGGATATAAAATAGGAGTATCTTTATCAACCTTAAACAACCCATTCTTTGTATCAATCAGAGAAGGTATAGAAGAAAAAGCAAAAGAAGAAGGTGCAGAAGTTGTAATTTCAGATGCACAAAATGATTCTTCTGTTCAATCAAACCAAATAGAAGACTTAATCACACAAAAAGTAGACCTAATAATCATAAATCCAGTAGACTCTACAGCAATATCTTCATCAGTACAAAAAGCAAATGAAGCAAATATCCCTGTAATCTGTGTAGACAGAGGAACTGAAGATGGTGAAATAGTAAGCCTTGTTGCAAGTAACAACGTAGAAGGTGGCAAGATGGCAGGCGAATTTATCCTAGAAAAAGTAGGAGAAAATGCTGAAGTAATCCAACTAGAAGGTATACCTGGAGCAAGCTCTACACGTGAAAGAGGTCAAGGATTTGAAGAAGCAACAAAGGATAAAATAAACCTTGTAGCAAGCCAAACAGCAAACTTTGACAGAGCTGAAGGATTAACAGTAATGGAAAACTTACTCCAAGCACAACCAGATGTAAAAGCAGTATTCTGCCAAAACGACGAAATGGCCTTAGGAGCAAGCGAAGCAATAAAAGCTAGCGGTAAAGATATAGTAATAGTAGGATTTGACGGAAACGATGATGCCGTAGAAGCTGTAAAAAATGGCGACCTTGCTGCAACTGTAGCTCAACAACCTAAAAAAATGGGTAAACTAGCTATGGAAAACGCAATAAACCACCTAAAAGGTGAAACAATAGAAGAACATATCGATTCCCCACTAGAATTAGTTAAATAA
- a CDS encoding ABC transporter permease, with amino-acid sequence MSEFKAKLKNNQNLGNLIALVILIVFVSLMNGAFLQPTNLLNLMRQLIINGFIALGMTFVILTGGIDLSVGSTLAITSAVFAGLLQNGIGTLPAILIALVIGFGLGLINGILITKGKLAPFIVTLATMTIFRGLTLVYTEGRPIPGPKEDFLFKFLGKGTVFGIPFPVILFAIVFIILWIILNKTPFGRKIYAVGGNEKASFISGINIDKVKTWVYIISALMAVLSGLVLTSRLNSAQPTAGTAYEMDAIAAVVLGGTSMSGGSGSLTGTLIGILILGVLNNGLNLLGVSSFYQQIVKGIVILVAVLIDRKRNK; translated from the coding sequence ATGAGCGAATTTAAAGCTAAATTAAAAAATAATCAAAATCTAGGCAATCTAATTGCCCTAGTAATTCTAATAGTTTTTGTAAGTTTGATGAATGGAGCATTCTTGCAACCAACAAACTTACTAAACTTAATGCGACAATTAATAATAAATGGATTTATTGCGCTAGGTATGACTTTTGTAATTCTAACAGGAGGAATTGACCTATCAGTAGGATCTACTCTAGCCATTACATCAGCTGTATTTGCAGGATTATTACAAAATGGAATAGGAACTCTACCAGCTATTTTAATAGCTCTTGTAATAGGATTCGGTCTTGGGTTAATAAATGGTATTTTAATAACCAAGGGAAAACTTGCACCTTTTATAGTAACCCTTGCAACTATGACAATATTTAGAGGATTAACTTTAGTATATACAGAAGGTCGCCCAATCCCTGGACCAAAAGAAGATTTTCTCTTTAAATTTTTAGGCAAGGGGACTGTATTTGGTATTCCATTTCCAGTTATACTTTTTGCTATAGTTTTTATAATATTATGGATTATCCTAAACAAAACACCATTTGGCAGAAAAATATATGCCGTAGGCGGCAATGAAAAAGCAAGTTTTATATCAGGTATTAATATTGATAAAGTAAAAACATGGGTTTATATAATTTCAGCTTTAATGGCAGTTTTATCAGGTTTGGTACTCACATCTAGACTAAATTCAGCTCAGCCAACAGCAGGTACAGCCTACGAGATGGATGCCATTGCTGCAGTAGTACTTGGAGGAACAAGTATGTCAGGCGGTAGTGGATCATTAACAGGTACTTTAATAGGTATTTTAATACTCGGCGTTTTAAATAACGGACTAAACTTACTCGGAGTTTCAAGCTTCTATCAACAAATAGTCAAGGGTATCGTCATTTTAGTAGCAGTATTAATAGACAGAAAGAGAAATAAATAG
- a CDS encoding sugar ABC transporter ATP-binding protein: MIVEMKDIYKSFGKNHVLQGVDFKLGENEIHALVGENGAGKSTLMNILSGVLEKDKGKILIDGKEVDIKDTNVAKDLGISFIHQELSDWPELTVMENIFMNNEIKKGSFLDIKTMREKTKELLKRFDLDVDPDTKVSNLSVGQRQMMEIAKANLNKVNILVLDEPTSALTNNEIDKLFLLMKRLRDEGVSMIYISHRMEEIFALTQKITVMRDGKSVAILDTNDTNEAEVVSHMVGRDIGDFYPEMDAEITDVKIELKNFSRPPYFNDINICAKKGEVLGISGLMGAGRTEIMRALFGLDPKDSGEVFIDGKKVEINKPIDAIKNKIGFVTENRQEEGLVLDESIKENISLLNFNKFTPGMFIDKAKENLLSNKLVGDFKVKTTSSEAKVQDLSGGNQQKVVFAKWYAIDPEILILDEPTKGVDVGAKREIYDLINNLTHQGVAVILISSDLPELLSLSDRIYVIHEGEVQGELLREEANQEKIMTLATGGKL; encoded by the coding sequence ATGATTGTAGAAATGAAGGATATCTATAAATCATTTGGTAAAAACCATGTCTTGCAGGGAGTAGATTTTAAATTAGGAGAAAATGAAATCCACGCCTTGGTAGGAGAAAATGGGGCAGGTAAATCTACCCTCATGAATATTTTATCAGGTGTTTTAGAAAAAGATAAAGGGAAAATTTTAATAGACGGTAAAGAAGTTGATATCAAAGACACCAACGTAGCCAAAGATTTAGGTATAAGTTTTATCCACCAAGAGCTTAGTGACTGGCCAGAGCTTACTGTGATGGAAAATATATTTATGAATAACGAAATCAAAAAGGGTTCTTTTTTGGATATCAAGACTATGAGAGAAAAGACAAAAGAGCTTTTGAAAAGATTTGACTTAGATGTAGATCCAGATACTAAGGTCTCAAATTTATCAGTTGGTCAAAGACAAATGATGGAGATAGCTAAGGCGAACCTAAATAAAGTAAATATTTTGGTATTAGATGAACCAACCAGCGCTCTTACAAACAATGAAATAGATAAATTGTTTTTGCTTATGAAAAGACTGAGAGATGAGGGAGTATCAATGATTTATATCTCTCACAGAATGGAAGAAATATTTGCTCTTACCCAAAAAATTACAGTAATGAGGGATGGTAAATCAGTTGCAATACTAGATACCAACGATACCAATGAAGCTGAAGTTGTTTCCCACATGGTAGGTAGGGACATAGGAGATTTTTATCCGGAAATGGATGCAGAAATCACCGATGTAAAAATTGAACTTAAAAATTTCTCAAGACCTCCTTATTTTAACGATATTAATATCTGTGCTAAAAAAGGCGAGGTGCTTGGTATATCTGGTCTTATGGGAGCAGGTAGGACTGAGATAATGAGAGCACTTTTTGGTCTAGATCCAAAAGATTCTGGAGAAGTTTTTATTGATGGCAAAAAAGTTGAAATCAATAAACCGATAGATGCGATAAAAAACAAGATTGGCTTTGTAACAGAAAATAGACAGGAAGAAGGTCTAGTTCTAGATGAATCAATTAAAGAAAATATCTCCCTTCTCAATTTTAATAAATTTACACCAGGAATGTTTATAGATAAGGCCAAGGAAAACCTTCTATCAAATAAATTGGTAGGCGATTTTAAAGTAAAGACAACATCAAGTGAAGCGAAAGTTCAGGATTTATCCGGTGGTAACCAACAAAAAGTAGTATTTGCTAAATGGTATGCCATAGATCCTGAAATATTGATATTGGATGAACCAACAAAGGGTGTAGATGTTGGTGCAAAAAGAGAAATATATGACCTAATAAATAACCTTACCCATCAAGGTGTAGCAGTCATATTAATATCAAGTGACTTGCCAGAATTGCTATCATTATCAGACAGGATATATGTAATTCATGAAGGAGAAGTTCAAGGAGAACTATTAAGAGAAGAAGCAAATCAAGAAAAAATAATGACTCTAGCTACAGGAGGAAAACTATGA
- the rbsD gene encoding D-ribose pyranase — MKRNGILNSEISKRLSDLGHTDLIAIGDCGLPIDPSKKIDLALKLGEPKFIDVLEVLLEDFGCEAYILAEEIKENNPSQEKAIKELLGDISADYISHEDFKKKLDDVKFVIRTGENTPYSNIILKAKNIF, encoded by the coding sequence ATGAAGAGAAATGGAATTTTAAATAGTGAAATATCAAAAAGGCTATCAGATTTGGGTCATACAGATTTAATAGCTATTGGAGATTGTGGTCTACCGATAGATCCTAGTAAAAAAATAGACTTGGCTTTGAAGTTAGGAGAACCAAAATTTATTGACGTTTTAGAAGTTTTGCTAGAAGACTTTGGCTGTGAAGCCTATATACTAGCAGAAGAAATCAAAGAAAACAACCCAAGCCAAGAAAAAGCTATCAAAGAATTATTAGGTGATATTAGTGCAGACTATATTAGCCATGAAGACTTTAAGAAAAAACTTGATGATGTGAAATTTGTAATAAGAACAGGTGAGAATACACCATATTCTAATATTATCCTCAAAGCAAAGAATATTTTTTAG
- a CDS encoding ribokinase: MKILNFGSINIDIFFRVEHIVRPGETISSESIEKRAGGKGLNQSVALAKVSDSVYHAGSIGTDGNFLIEEMENFGVDTSLLKKSDKLTGNAIIQVDDKGENSIVLYKGANFDNSESYVDEVLSHFEKDDILVLQNEINCMPYIVNKAYENGLKIVLNPSPITDEIEKIDLDKIDLLLVNETEAKALAKVSDAKKAVNYFRDNFPSLKVVETFGKNGSMYFDKDNLINQDSFKVDAVDTTGAGDTFTGYFVTYFYKGERIEKCLEVATKASALSVTKKGASISIPSHEAVLKFKG, translated from the coding sequence ATGAAAATTCTTAATTTTGGTTCTATTAATATTGACATATTTTTTAGGGTCGAACATATTGTAAGACCAGGGGAAACAATAAGTTCAGAATCAATAGAAAAACGCGCTGGAGGCAAGGGATTAAACCAATCAGTTGCTCTGGCTAAGGTATCAGATAGCGTCTACCACGCAGGAAGTATAGGCACTGATGGAAACTTCCTTATCGAAGAGATGGAAAATTTTGGAGTGGATACAAGCCTACTTAAAAAAAGCGATAAACTTACTGGCAATGCAATTATCCAAGTTGATGATAAGGGTGAAAATTCTATCGTTCTTTATAAAGGGGCAAATTTTGATAATAGCGAGTCTTATGTTGATGAGGTTTTATCACATTTTGAAAAAGACGATATTCTAGTATTACAAAATGAGATTAACTGTATGCCATATATAGTAAATAAGGCTTATGAAAATGGGCTAAAAATTGTTCTAAATCCATCACCTATAACAGATGAGATCGAAAAAATTGACCTTGATAAGATAGATCTTCTTTTAGTAAATGAGACAGAAGCAAAGGCACTGGCGAAAGTTTCTGATGCTAAAAAAGCAGTTAATTATTTTAGAGATAATTTTCCATCTCTAAAAGTAGTTGAGACTTTTGGTAAAAACGGGTCTATGTATTTTGATAAGGATAATTTAATAAATCAAGATTCATTTAAGGTAGATGCTGTAGATACCACAGGTGCAGGAGATACATTTACAGGTTATTTCGTAACTTATTTTTATAAGGGAGAAAGAATTGAAAAATGTTTAGAAGTTGCGACAAAGGCGTCAGCGCTCTCAGTAACAAAAAAGGGAGCTAGTATTTCCATACCAAGTCATGAAGCAGTATTAAAATTTAAGGGGTAA
- a CDS encoding LacI family DNA-binding transcriptional regulator, with protein sequence MANIKDVAKKAGVSITTVSMVLNKTNNKISDATRQKVIKAAHELNYNPNNYAKALASKKGNSIMVVIPDIVNPFYSSIIKQLTYFAREKDYFLYIYNTNNKLLQSKDFVNILKNNYFMASFVVDRNIVGLTENDIKKNNIIFLDEYDFTDRKNNIVTGNNEKGGYLAVEYLIKRGYKNIGMLLGPRSTANSSRRLSGGIKASMDYGIYIDSSNMIHGDYSYEEGYKSGRFFIDKNIDAIFSFSDMSSYGLINYFKENNITIGKEISIISYDNLFFDDIITPGLTSIDQNLKLLAKEAIDMADNLINDGKPAEKVVIDPRIVERESVGIKYENS encoded by the coding sequence ATGGCGAATATAAAAGATGTGGCTAAGAAAGCGGGAGTATCTATTACTACTGTTTCGATGGTTTTAAACAAAACAAACAATAAAATATCCGACGCTACTAGACAAAAAGTAATCAAAGCTGCTCACGAATTAAATTATAATCCTAACAATTATGCAAAGGCTTTGGCGAGCAAGAAGGGTAACTCCATTATGGTGGTTATTCCTGATATCGTAAACCCCTTTTATTCTTCAATAATAAAGCAGCTTACATATTTTGCTAGAGAAAAAGACTATTTTTTATATATTTACAATACAAATAATAAGCTTTTGCAAAGTAAAGATTTTGTAAATATATTGAAAAATAATTATTTTATGGCTTCCTTTGTGGTTGATAGAAATATTGTCGGCTTAACAGAAAATGATATAAAAAAGAATAATATTATTTTTCTAGATGAATATGATTTTACAGATAGGAAGAACAATATTGTTACCGGTAATAATGAAAAAGGTGGTTATTTAGCTGTTGAATATCTTATAAAAAGAGGCTACAAGAATATAGGGATGCTCCTAGGTCCTAGATCTACTGCCAACTCATCACGTAGGTTATCCGGAGGGATCAAAGCTTCTATGGATTATGGAATTTACATTGATTCTTCAAATATGATTCACGGAGATTATTCCTATGAAGAAGGCTACAAATCTGGAAGATTTTTTATTGATAAGAATATTGATGCTATTTTTTCCTTTTCAGATATGTCTTCTTATGGACTGATTAATTATTTTAAGGAAAATAATATTACTATTGGGAAAGAGATAAGCATAATTTCTTATGATAATTTATTTTTTGATGACATTATCACACCGGGTTTGACATCTATTGATCAAAATCTTAAACTTTTAGCCAAGGAAGCTATTGATATGGCTGATAATTTAATAAATGATGGAAAACCTGCAGAAAAAGTTGTTATAGATCCGAGGATTGTTGAAAGAGAAAGTGTAGGTATAAAATATGAAAATTCTTAA
- a CDS encoding FprA family A-type flavoprotein, which yields MYTVRKVTDDLYYVGGDDRRLALFENIFPIPEGVSYNSYLLMDEKTVLIDAVDWAITREYMVNVARVLNGRDLDYLIVHHMEPDHCSSIELMLQRYPNLKIISSEKGVMFMRQFGYHVDDRYIEVKEGDTVSFGKHEFTFVEAPMVHWPEVLMSYDSYDKVLFSADAFGSFIANNGRLFADEVNWDRDYLDEGRRYYTNIVGKYGTFVQKALAKAGGLDLKYICPLHGLVWRDNFGYIIDKYVHWATYEPEEEGVLIVYASMYGNTEFAAQALASKLCEKGMTNISLRDVSSTHVSTLIAESFKYSNIVLASVTYNLGIYPVMLNYLEDMKALNLQNRAISIIGNGTWAPQAAEKMEKFIDEEMRLMDVLPEGLDMVSSLKKAKEPDMDAMVDGILESMKKRREEKEKTASQNKGKK from the coding sequence ATGTATACAGTTAGAAAAGTAACAGACGATTTATATTATGTAGGTGGAGATGACAGAAGATTAGCCTTATTTGAAAATATATTTCCAATACCTGAAGGTGTATCATACAACTCCTACCTATTAATGGACGAAAAAACAGTTTTAATCGATGCGGTTGACTGGGCAATAACAAGAGAATACATGGTAAACGTAGCAAGAGTATTAAACGGCAGAGACCTAGACTACTTAATCGTTCACCACATGGAACCAGACCACTGCTCATCAATAGAATTGATGCTACAAAGATATCCAAACTTAAAGATAATTTCTTCTGAAAAAGGAGTTATGTTCATGAGACAATTTGGTTATCACGTAGACGATAGATACATCGAAGTAAAAGAAGGCGACACAGTAAGCTTTGGTAAACACGAATTCACATTCGTAGAAGCACCAATGGTACACTGGCCAGAAGTATTAATGTCTTATGACTCATATGACAAAGTACTATTCTCAGCAGACGCATTCGGATCATTTATCGCAAACAACGGTAGATTATTCGCAGACGAAGTAAACTGGGATAGAGATTACCTAGATGAAGGACGTAGATACTACACAAACATCGTAGGAAAATACGGTACATTCGTACAAAAAGCCCTAGCAAAAGCAGGTGGCCTAGACCTTAAATACATCTGCCCACTACACGGACTTGTATGGAGAGACAACTTCGGATACATCATCGACAAATACGTTCACTGGGCAACCTATGAACCAGAAGAAGAAGGTGTCCTAATCGTATATGCATCAATGTACGGCAACACAGAATTTGCAGCCCAAGCATTAGCAAGCAAACTTTGCGAAAAAGGCATGACCAACATCTCACTAAGAGACGTATCAAGCACACACGTATCAACTCTAATCGCAGAAAGCTTCAAATACTCAAACATCGTACTAGCATCTGTAACCTACAACCTAGGAATCTATCCAGTAATGCTAAACTACCTAGAAGATATGAAGGCTCTAAACCTACAAAACAGAGCGATCTCAATCATTGGTAACGGAACATGGGCTCCACAAGCAGCAGAAAAAATGGAAAAATTCATAGACGAAGAAATGAGACTAATGGACGTACTTCCAGAAGGTCTAGACATGGTATCTTCACTAAAGAAAGCAAAAGAACCAGACATGGACGCAATGGTAGACGGTATCTTAGAATCAATGAAGAAGAGAAGAGAAGAAAAAGAAAAAACAGCTTCTCAAAACAAAGGCAAAAAATAA
- a CDS encoding acyl-CoA dehydrogenase family protein, producing MLFKTTEQHEELRKKVRAFAEEKVKPIAFDLDQKNEFPDDIVKEMGQLGFMGIPYPKEYGGQGLDVISYAITVEELSRVDGGVGVICSAHTSLGSWPIFAFGTEEQKQKYLVPLAKGEKIGAFGLTEENAGSDAGGTETTAVLDGDNYILNGKKIFITNAPKADTYVVFAVTTPGIGTHGISAFIVEKEFEGFTFSDHYDKLGIRSSSTAELHFDNVKVPKENLLGKEGQGFAIAMATLDGGRIGIASQALGIGQGAYESALAYAKEREQFGMPIAHLQRNTFKLADMATYLRGARLMIYSAAELKENHERYSAEAAMAKQVASDLAMKITTEAVQLYGGSGFIKGVDVERFFRDAKITQIYEGTNEIMRVVVGANTVGRAPKMQRAGSKGSAAPIAGVRKGEIFEGDPKEAVKNLVAALKKDGYDFTIGIDPMTPINEAQRVVVAGRGIGEKKNMKLIEDLAYQAGAAISSSRPVAETLKYVPLERYIGMSGQSFKGNLYIGVGVSGAGQHLKGMKDASTIVAINNSKNAHIFNNCDYGIVGDAMEILPLLIKELDNGEAKKPAPPQPKIKRSKPRKMAPKEDVYLDLGSGYEYDPQVGDPSQGIEPGTPFDKLPDSWVSPVSGEEKSEFIKMEFPADRK from the coding sequence ATGCTTTTTAAGACAACAGAACAACACGAAGAGCTTAGGAAAAAAGTCAGAGCTTTCGCAGAAGAAAAGGTAAAACCAATCGCCTTCGACCTCGACCAAAAAAACGAGTTTCCTGATGATATAGTTAAGGAAATGGGCCAATTAGGATTTATGGGTATCCCATATCCAAAGGAATACGGTGGCCAAGGTCTAGATGTAATTTCTTATGCAATTACAGTTGAAGAATTATCAAGAGTAGATGGCGGTGTAGGTGTAATTTGTTCAGCACACACATCTTTAGGTTCCTGGCCAATATTTGCTTTCGGTACCGAAGAACAAAAACAAAAATACCTTGTTCCACTTGCTAAGGGTGAAAAAATAGGTGCTTTTGGTCTAACAGAAGAAAATGCTGGATCAGATGCTGGTGGTACAGAAACAACAGCAGTTCTTGATGGCGATAACTATATACTTAATGGTAAAAAAATCTTTATCACAAACGCTCCAAAGGCTGATACTTATGTAGTATTTGCAGTTACAACACCAGGTATTGGTACCCACGGTATTTCAGCATTTATCGTAGAAAAAGAATTTGAAGGATTCACCTTCTCTGATCACTATGACAAATTAGGTATCAGATCATCTTCTACAGCTGAACTACACTTTGATAATGTAAAAGTTCCAAAAGAAAACTTACTTGGTAAAGAAGGCCAAGGTTTCGCTATAGCTATGGCTACCCTAGACGGTGGTAGAATTGGTATAGCATCTCAAGCCCTAGGTATTGGCCAAGGTGCATATGAATCCGCCCTTGCTTATGCAAAAGAACGTGAACAATTTGGTATGCCAATTGCTCACTTACAAAGAAATACATTCAAACTTGCTGATATGGCAACATATCTACGCGGTGCAAGACTTATGATTTATTCTGCTGCAGAACTTAAAGAAAATCACGAAAGATATTCTGCAGAAGCAGCTATGGCTAAACAAGTTGCATCAGATCTTGCAATGAAGATTACAACTGAAGCAGTTCAACTATACGGTGGTTCTGGATTTATCAAGGGTGTTGACGTAGAAAGATTCTTCAGAGATGCTAAGATTACACAAATTTACGAAGGTACTAACGAAATCATGAGAGTAGTAGTTGGTGCAAACACAGTTGGTCGTGCTCCAAAGATGCAAAGAGCTGGATCAAAAGGATCAGCAGCTCCAATCGCAGGCGTACGTAAAGGCGAAATCTTCGAAGGAGATCCAAAAGAAGCAGTTAAAAATTTAGTTGCAGCCCTTAAGAAAGACGGCTATGACTTCACAATAGGAATTGATCCTATGACACCAATTAACGAAGCACAAAGAGTTGTTGTAGCAGGTCGTGGTATAGGTGAAAAGAAGAATATGAAACTAATAGAAGACCTTGCTTACCAAGCAGGTGCAGCTATTTCATCATCTAGACCAGTTGCAGAAACATTAAAATACGTTCCACTTGAAAGATATATCGGTATGTCTGGTCAAAGCTTCAAAGGCAACCTCTACATCGGTGTAGGTGTATCAGGCGCTGGACAACACTTAAAGGGAATGAAAGACGCATCAACAATCGTTGCAATTAACAACAGCAAGAATGCTCACATTTTCAACAACTGTGACTACGGTATAGTAGGCGATGCTATGGAAATTCTTCCATTATTAATCAAAGAACTTGATAATGGCGAAGCAAAGAAACCAGCACCACCACAACCAAAAATTAAGAGATCTAAACCAAGAAAAATGGCTCCAAAAGAAGACGTTTATTTAGACTTAGGTTCAGGATATGAATATGATCCTCAAGTAGGAGATCCATCTCAAGGAATCGAGCCAGGTACTCCATTTGATAAACTTCCTGACAGCTGGGTATCACCAGTTTCTGGCGAAGAAAAATCCGAATTTATTAAGATGGAATTCCCAGCAGATAGAAAGTAG
- a CDS encoding ROK family protein → MFGILEAGGTKMICAVGDRNLEVKDEIRIDTRGPVETFADIKNFFAKYKDEIESIAIGSFGPIEVNPDSDDYGKILNTPKEGWKDFNIIKCLEEDFSVPIYVTTDVNASAYGEYKVGCGKGKTSLTYYTVGTGVGGGYVQNNNFLGGASHPEMGHMIIKKDPRDTYEGGCMCHGDCLEGLASGPNIEKRLGKSGQNLDPNDEFWDIEAGYLAQAAYNTSLMFSPDVIVFGGGVMQVPGLIEKVREKFKDLMNCYVDLPDLDSYIVRPKYDGRSATLGLLILAQEIL, encoded by the coding sequence ATGTTCGGTATATTAGAAGCTGGCGGGACTAAGATGATTTGTGCTGTTGGTGATAGGAATTTAGAGGTTAAAGACGAAATCAGGATTGATACCAGAGGGCCTGTTGAGACTTTTGCTGACATAAAGAATTTTTTTGCAAAGTATAAGGACGAAATTGAATCAATTGCTATAGGCTCTTTTGGCCCAATTGAGGTGAATCCAGATTCGGATGATTATGGGAAGATTTTAAATACTCCTAAAGAGGGATGGAAAGATTTTAATATTATAAAATGTCTTGAGGAAGATTTTTCTGTGCCAATTTATGTGACTACAGATGTGAATGCTTCAGCTTATGGAGAATACAAGGTTGGTTGCGGAAAGGGTAAGACAAGTCTTACTTATTATACTGTTGGAACAGGTGTGGGTGGCGGTTATGTTCAAAATAATAATTTCCTAGGTGGAGCTAGCCACCCAGAAATGGGACACATGATTATAAAAAAAGACCCAAGAGATACTTACGAGGGCGGATGTATGTGCCACGGCGACTGCCTTGAGGGCCTTGCATCTGGTCCAAATATTGAAAAAAGACTTGGCAAAAGTGGTCAAAATCTTGATCCAAATGATGAATTTTGGGATATAGAGGCAGGATACCTTGCCCAGGCTGCCTACAACACAAGCCTTATGTTTAGCCCTGATGTTATTGTATTCGGTGGCGGGGTTATGCAAGTTCCTGGCCTTATTGAAAAGGTGAGAGAAAAATTTAAGGACTTGATGAATTGCTATGTAGACCTACCTGATTTAGATTCTTATATTGTTAGACCAAAATATGATGGAAGATCAGCCACCCTAGGGCTTTTGATCCTTGCTCAAGAAATTTTATAA
- a CDS encoding GNAT family N-acetyltransferase: MEVVFTNKIEGIDLEKLMDLYEESNWENLSMVSSDFDEKSDKNILYQKVRDAYKAYLINEFLKSGKNYLAILKDEKDYLSALRIYDEGEFFLLEALETNPKYRRSGYGERLVREVISLL, from the coding sequence ATGGAAGTAGTTTTTACAAACAAAATAGAAGGCATAGACCTAGAAAAATTAATGGACCTATATGAGGAATCCAACTGGGAAAATTTATCTATGGTCAGCTCGGACTTTGACGAAAAAAGTGATAAAAATATTTTATATCAAAAAGTAAGAGATGCCTACAAGGCTTATCTTATAAATGAATTTTTAAAAAGTGGCAAAAATTATCTGGCAATCCTAAAAGACGAAAAAGACTACCTATCGGCCCTAAGGATTTACGATGAGGGGGAATTTTTCCTTTTAGAAGCCCTAGAAACAAATCCTAAATATAGAAGATCTGGCTACGGTGAAAGATTAGTGAGAGAAGTTATAAGTCTTTTGTGA